In Trichomycterus rosablanca isolate fTriRos1 chromosome 5, fTriRos1.hap1, whole genome shotgun sequence, the sequence CATTACACTGGTATGATGTACATGTTTGTTACACGTGGATGGAAATTTCACCAGTAGCTTGTGTATGTTTGAACGTGCCGCTTATGTCCCATGTTTGTGGGTATGAAATGCCTCATATACCCGTGGATTTGTGCGGAAGCCGCCCCGGCTTGATTATGTGCCATGGATTTGGGAAATGTTTGTACAGTAAGAGAACAACTTCCTCTAAACATGTGCAACCGACCAAATATGGAGTTCCAGGAAACGGTTTGGTTAGCAGAGGTTTActaatgtttttacattatatatatatatatatatatatatatatatatatacagtgtatcacaaaagtgagtacacccctcacatttctgcagatatttaagtatatcttttcatgggacaacactgacaaaatgacactttgacacaatgaaaagtagtctgtgtgcagcttatataacagtgtaagattattcttccctcaaaataactcaatatacagccattaatgtctaaaccaccggcaacaaaagtgagtacacccctaagagactacacccctaaatgtccaaattgagcactgcttgtcattttccctcaaaaatgtcatgtgatttgttagtgttactaggtctcaggtgtgcatagggagcaggtgtgttcaatttagtagtacagctctcacactctctcatactggtcactgaaagttccaacatggcacctcatggcaaagaactctctgaggatcttaaaagacgaattgttgcgctacatgaagatggccaaggctacaagaagattgccaacaccctgaaactgagctgcagcacagtggccaagatcatccagcgttttaaaagagcagggtccactcaaaacagacctcacgttggtcgtccaaagaagctgagtgcacgtgctcagcgtcacatccaactgctgtctttgaaagataggcgcaggagtgctgtcagcattgctgcagagattgaaaaggtggggggtcagcctgtcagtgctcagaccatacgccgcacactacatcaaattggtctgcatggctgtcaccccagaaggaagcctcttctgaagtctctcagaagaaagcccgcaaacagtttgctgaagacatgtcaacaaaggacatggattactggaaccatgtcctatggtctgatgagaccaagattaatttgtttggttcagatggtctcaagcatgtgtggcggcaatcaggtgaggagtacaaagataagtgtgtcatgcctacagtcaagcatggtggtgggaatgccatggtctggggctgcatgagtgcagcaggtgttggggagttacatttcattgagggacacatgaactccaatatgtactgtgaaatactgaagcagagcatgatcccctccctccggaaactgggtcgcagggcagtgttccagcatgataatgaccccaaacacacctctaagacgaccactgctttattgaagaggctgagggtaaaggtgatggactggccaagcatgtctccagacctaaacccaatagaacatctttggggcatcctcaagcggaaggtggaagagcgcaaagtctcgaatatccgccagctccgtgatgtcgtcatggaggagtggaaaagcattccagtggcaacctgtgaagctctggtaaactccatgcccaggagagttaaggcagttctgggaaataatggtggccacacaaaatattgacacttcaggaactttcactaaggggtgtactcacttttgttgccagtggtttagacattaatggctgtatgttgagttattttgagggaagaataaatttacactgttatataagctgcacacagactacttttcattgtgtcaaagtgtcattttgtcagtgttgtcccatgaaaagatatacttaaatatctgcagaaatgtgagggtgtactcacttttgtgatacactgtatatatatatatatatatatatatatagtatgtatccagtatatgtgtgtgtgtgtgtgtgtatgtataataatttgtcatgtattattcatttatttcatttgttgttCAGCTTTAATCTAAAATACACCCACAACTGCacaatatatggacaaaagtatgtgaacacccttaatcattttaatatttcatcaaTGTGAGAGTAAATTGCGATGCAGGTTGTGCAGATTTGAATTGTGCCTCATCACCTTTGTACATCTGACTGTCAGTACTTAACACACATAACACTGCCAAATTTATTGTGCAGAGGTGTAACAACCATTAACATTAACAGGGCTCTAAAGCCTGATCACTAAAGtacattactcactcacttccttaaccgcttatccaattagggtcactggagcctatcccagcttttcaatgggcacaaggcacacagtaacacccttttACGGAACCCCTTTTTCactcatgcattctgcacaggcgcctctctatctgctaatcagggtccttacacagcatttgaagaccccatccacatagtctggtcatcatgccctagcagaaacgtgtctgctgcagacactgccaattatgcctgctagatggcacccaagTCGACCGgaggcaacgccgagtttcgaacagaggagttGAGAATCTCGGCTGGTGTGCCAGTGGAATATCCCATTATGCCACCTGGGCAATTAGTGtctccacttaacctgactgcatgtctttgtactgtgggaggaaactggagcagctgaagaaaacccacacggacacaaggagaacatgcaaactccacacagaatggaccagGACctctccacctaggaatcgaacacaggaccttctttaCTCAATTCCcttggctgctcccgttaggggtcgccggcagatcatgatccgcattattgatttgtacgccggatgcccttcctgacacgaccctccctatttatccaggcttgggaccggcactacaatggaCTGGTTTATACATCCTAGTGgctggtacctataggacaattcagtgtctccaattagcctggctgcatgtttttggactgtgggaggaaaccggagcaccaggaggaaacccacgcagacattggtgtagaggaagcatgacgcaatcgggcaattggacgcgctaaaaagggagaacatgcataaataaagtattaaaaaaacaattatttaattattagaaaataatacagctattaataaaataaatagtgtataatattGAATATGGAGGGCCATTTCCTCACCAGGGATTCCACCAAATATTCCAAATATTGAGtcacacaccaccatgttatgTGCTTTATTCCCACTGCTGTTTACACACTGTGGCCTTATTTAGAACGCAGAGGTGcagtgaaaaagaaaaaactcaCCACAGAAAGTAACCACTGAAGTTGTAATGCCTTCATTATAAACTTCCTGCTGTGTGGGACGAGGGCATGGGCATGCTCAGCATACCCTGTCCACACACCCTATAGTTTACCCTccaaaaatagacagacaggaGCGGAAGTGGAGGAGCTCTAGACTGTACGTACAGTataatgtgtctgtctgtgcgtctgtgtgagtgtgtttgtaatTGTTCATGCCCCCACACAGCAGTCGCAAATAGTAAAGCTGAGCTGGCAGGGCGGAAACGATGCCCTCAACTCAACCTAAAGACGGGCAGATAAATagcagctctgcttcaccgctTCACCACAGTGTTAATCCACACTTTCATCGCAGCAGAAGCAGCAGAACCTGCAACTGAGACACAGCAGGTAAGAAAGCAGCTTTTCTTACTACTTACTACTGTACAGCCTGAGTACAATGACTGACAGTAACTTTTACTGCATCTAAATATACAAAACATTATTTGTTTTAGAATGAAGCTCGCAATCGTGATTCTCTGCCTGCTAGGAGCAGCCTGTGCAAACCCAGTAAGTCATTTTCATCTAAAATAattcatatttatattatttaatgagCATCAGAAGGACTCTGAAGGTCTATTTTACTTTCTGTGTTATTACAGGTGTTGCACAAGGTGGCCATGCAGATGACAGAACAAGCATCCAACTCTGTAAGTATTTCTAATAAATATCTCAAAACATGTTAGGTTAAAGTATTTTATACAAATATTTCTGATACTAAAACTCTCTGTTGGATGTTTCAGACCTCGTCTGAGTCTACTGATCAAACAGGACCTAAACCTGTAGATCAAGATGTAAGTACACAAGCTcagttttttaatgcattataaAGAATGTCATTGAATACTGCTGAATTTGTTAATTACATGATTACATGAGCATTTTACTcacttggttctgggagtggcgttgagtttaaatggcgttgagtttcaaggtattttttcccataagaatgtatgtgaaacctgttaatgcgttccatgttcctgtggaactgcttatattttagtctaatgtgAAATAATGGggctgtttttgacacttatacaccgaaaataacacaaataaaatataaaaacactgaaatactgcaattaaaaatccagataaacacagatacatgtggagctttcagactggatttgataaTAATTCTACACAAATATTcacgcagattcgtctcatatttgcgctttaatgacgttttactgcaccgcttaagccaagcgctgaacaaagtggctgttcattgttaatttgaaattaaataaataaatttttttaaacaaactgaacacgttgagctTAAGGGCACAAATTTCTGTAGATTTtttagagtttaggggacgttgagtaacaaggtaccgctgtacagTCATATTCAGCTTAAGATTCATCTAATTCTACCGTAtcattagattattaaacctgTTGCTTAATAATTATGCTtgaaaaaaaatgaagaaaatctGCCTGTATAGTATTTGTTACCTTATGAACGTTTAagtttttcggcatttagcaaacgctttatccaaagtgacttacagtctacagtctaagtaattgaggATTAAAGTCTAAGCTGGAGATGGCCAAAGCTTTGCGCTGGTTGTATTCTCGCACCAAATGTGCGAGACCAGGATAAATTGAGTAAAATAAATGGAGTAAAGAAAACTGACTATTGGATTTGCCATATTTAAGATGTGTTTCTGTGGTTGAGTCTGTGGATTTACTGGGTGTGTGGTGGACTAGATCTGGTCTGTAGATTTACTGATTGGATGGTGGACTAGATCTGGTCTGTAGATTTACTGATTGGATGGTGGACTAGATCTGGTCTGAAGGCTTTAGATCTATGTtacactgtataaataaataaaatggttaattAACACgtattaaaatatacaaatgtGTGGATTCTTAAAGATATTCCTTTCATCTACATGGAAGACTCACTTCactgtggtttgtttttgtacatttgagCTCTACTTAAGTGTCAGCATATAAAAGCAAAaagtaattaatataaattattattatttcttattattatttattagttgaCTTACATTTGGAGGTAAAAAGGGGGCCTTTGGGGTCTTCCAGAACTTCCAGTGTCGTTTTTTCCAAAACATGATGTATACTCTATGCAGAGTTTGTCGAAAGTCCATCaaacaaaataattacataCCTGTTCTACTATTGTATATTAATATTTGCATTAGCGCTCGGGTGGCACTGAGTCCAGGGTTCAAAATCTCACGCCTGGGGCGTtattgcattgtgcccagtgacttattgcaaccctgaccaggataaaatggtggtaaataaaaacatgaaacatgatGTAACACTTGCATTGTTTTCTTCCCTAGAGCTCGGAGGACAACACATCTGAGAACAATGTAAGCACAACCAACCAACAGCACATGATTCTGACACTTTAAAAAGACCGTGTTGCATAAATTTCACTTCATTTTTTCGTTTGTTTGAACAGACCTCAGAATCCATGGAGTCTAAATCAGCTGAGCATACCTCTCACGCGAGCCAGAGCCACTCGCTGGAAGAACGGGTAACGCTTCCTTTACTTGAGTAGCATAAATAACTTTATTAACATATTTTGTTATATTgaatttgattttattatttcatgttGGCACAGTTTGGCACAGGTGAAGCTCAAATGACTGTTGACAACAGCCAAGGAAGCTCAGAGAACATGCGCAAGGTGGGTGGATTTATTAAGCATTCATGTGCCTTTAACTAGTGTAAAGTCTTATTGATGTTGACACTTGATAAACACAAATTCACTCTAATTACTGCTTTTCTTTTAGAACCTGATTCACATCTTCAGCATTCAGGTGGTTAGTGCTGAAGACAACAGAACATCCGCTAGTGCAGCGTTAGATAGCGACGAGATCAACAAGTCTGCTGTGAGTCAGAAGGACAAATCCAACAGCACCAGCAGTGAGAGCAGCGAATCTGTCGAGAACCAAGGAAAAagctccaacagcagcagcagcgagAGCAGCAGCAGCGAGAGCAGTGAATCTATCGAGAACCCAGGAAAAagctccaacagcagcagcagcgagAGCAGCAGCAGCGAGAGCAGTGAATCTATCGAGAACCCAGGAAAAagctccaacagcagcagcagcgagAGCAGCAGCAGCGAGAGCAGTGAATCTATCGAGAACCCAGGAAAAagctccaacagcagcagcagcgagAGCAGCAGTAGCGAGAGCTCTGAAAGCAACGAGTTTCATAAGAACGGGCTGAAAAAATCCgatagcagcagcagcagcagcagcagtgaaAGCATCGAGTCGACTGAGAGCCAGATGAAAAACTCCAACAGTTCCAGCAGCAGCGAGAGCAGCAGCAGTGAAAGCAAAGAGAGCGCCGAGAAACAACAGAAAGACTcgcacagcagcagcagcagtgaaAGCAGCGAATCAACCGGCGAGCGAATCGATCCTTCAGTCGACAGCAGCGCAATGAAAAGCGGCAACAGCTCCAGCAGCGACAGCGAGAGTCACGAGTCCAGCGAATCCGACGAGTCCAAAGAGAGCGCCGAAAGCAAGCAGAGCCGCTCGAAGGAGTGCCAATCCGGGAACAACAGCCAGGACTGTGATAGCGAAGAGTATGTGAAGCACAACGTCGGAGACGACGGAGCCAAGGATCCGTTCAACGGCTTCCATACGCCCAACAGCATCGAGCATGATGTGCAGTTCTGGAGATGATCGAATTATTGTCTGCTGATTTTTAGAATgatatattaattttattgatttGCCCTTAAATATGCAAATTGGAAATCCCTGGGAAGAATGATCTGCCTAAATAAtattacactacatggccaaaggGTGTAGACACTCTGtttaaggtccataaagacgtggttttATTAGTTTGGTTTAGAAATTCcagtggcttgcacagagccATGACTTTAACCTTAATAaccacttttgggatgaattattattattatctgaccTTATGATTGTTTTTTAAGTGGAATGGGCACCTGTTCTTACAGACACGCTCAAAAAGTCTTtttagaagagtggaggctgttgtagCTGTAAATGTTGTCCAAAACAAGCTAGTATTcaagtgttcacatacttttggccacatagtgtttATAGTATGTTTTTATATATGCTATCTTTTGAGCTTTGTCTATGTTACAGCTTTGTGTAAACCCCGTCCTCCCAGATTTTCAGCTGTAAATATTTAATACTGAAATTGATATCTGTACATTATGACATTAAACGTGTATTTGAGAACACATCGATGTCTGTATTGGAGCTTTTATgtattaaaactgtatttatgaAGTATTTATACAGACCTTGTGCTGTAAAACTCATGAGGAAGCAATAACAGAGCTCTCAGTTCTTTATAGAGTGTAACAGGGTGATTGAGAGTATCTGAGGAACGTGTTAAGATTCCTcattttcagccataacattaaaaccacctccttgtttcgacacactgtccattttatcagctccacttaccatataggaggactttgtagttctacaattactaactgtagtccatctgtttctctacatacttttttaatctgctttcaccctgttcttcaatggtcaggacccccacaggaccaccacagagcaggtattatttaggtggtggatcattctcagcactgcagtgacactgacatggtggtggtgtgttagtgtgtgttgtgctggtatgagtggatcagacacagcagtgctgatggagtttttaaacaccacactgtcactgctggactgagaatagtccaccaacccaaaatatccagccaacagcgtcctgtgaccgctgatgaaggtctagaagatgaccgactcaaacagcagcaatagatgagcgatcgtctctgactttacatccacaaggtggacccactaggtaggagtgtctaatagagtggacagtgagtggacacggtatttaaaaactccagcagtgctgctgtgtctgatccactcataccagcacaacacacactaacacaccaccaccatgtcagtgtcactgcagtgctgagaatcatccaccacctaaataatacctgctctgtggtggtcctgtgggggtcctataTGGTatggttctatatggtaagaggagctgataaaatggacagtgagtgtagaaacaaggaggtggttttaatgttatggctgatcggtgtatattttatatagaaaatactctctgtgttcctcttgTCTCTTATTTGTTGGGTTTgggttgtgttttattttatatttatattctgaAGTACTTTTGTACTTTTGAGTAGATTTAAAAGGTATCGCTACTTCTCCTGAGGTAAAACAACACTCAGGTTTAGCCTGGTTATGCTGTGATTTTCACGTCCCTGTACTCTCACCTCCATTCATGCATGAAGAGCTGCAATCGCAAGCGGTTTTATAATCCCAAAATGATCAGGTTCTTGGTCGTAATCCTCTAAATTATTCCATTCCACCTTAAATGAGCTCCTAAACTTTATCATACAAACCAGTAATTATGCCTTCATTTCACTTCACACAGAAAACTTCTCAAATCTGCTCATTAAGTTACTTCTACTCAGCAAACTCGTTGTGTATAAACACTTTTATATTATCAAATGTTGCACGTGTttatacagtggtgtaaaaaagtaattCCCTTCATTTTTATTGCCTCTGTTATTACATATTTGTTACACAATGACTTGATGGGCTATAGAGTGGTAAATGCGCTACCTCACTACTgctaggatccagggttcaaatctccagcAGTGTCCACATTGAGACATGATTGTCTGTGTCCTGGGGGGTGGCCAGGGGCTGaggatggattggcgtcctgtctgtgGTGCATTACTGCACTGAGCCCAGTGATTAGAGGGAAacaggacccaccgtgaccaaGATGATAtcgtggtaaaacataaaaatgacagaACAAAGCAAAATTGGTGGAAAACATGTATTGTCTAATgcgtaattatatttattcaaagGACAAGGTTATTCAACACCTATATCATCCTTGTAATAAGTAATTGCCAATTTCATGGCGCAATAGAAACTGTTACTGTAgattaaaaacataattaacatttttactgtctgcatttagcagatgcttttatccaaagcaagttacagtctaagccacatgtgtcaaactcaaggcccacaGACCAAATCCCACGAGAGCCACATAACTgtttacactgtaaaatcctacataaactgcatctcccacaatgcatgccgattttgttacctgcaaagtgacccccatcccgccactagatgacagtgtttccacatcagcgtttaactgaggcggttttcaaacaagtgatgttgagaaatatttacacataatcccaaattGTTCAAGAAGAAAatccggtacgtctcttgtgttatgaggccgtgtctgtggtaaaggagaacaatataaatgtagatatacgttacaaatatacagaataaatttggcattttgacaccaaacacagacttTTCAATCACagcaatctaagcaattgagggttaagggccttgctcaagggcccagcagtggcaacctggcagtagtggggtttgaaccaggatCCTCtgctcactagtccagtaccttaactgctaagctacaactgtcctGCAGTTTACATGTTTATCATAATTAAAACTGTGATTAAACTGGAATGACTGGTTATATTTTAtggctttttctttttactagGAATCAAGAGACCTGCCAACAATTAGAATTAATGATTTTTTGTGGCCCATCCTTGAAAACAAGCAAAATAACAGATTTATCAGCAAATGTGAAGCTTTTTATTAGTGCAGTAAACTACAGTATAATACAGCAGGAAATATCATATAAAGCTTGAAGAATTGGTAGAATAAaagcacttatttatttaaactgtatAGTTTGCATGCAAcatgtggcttggtgggtagcactgttgcctcacagcaagaaggtcctggctttgtttctgtgtgaagtttgcatgttctccccatgtctgtgtggattttcttctattttaaaattttttaaaatacttttgtttatgcattttctccccttttctcctttttagtgcgtccaattgcccgattgcatcacgctccctctccaccaatgccgatccccgctctgattgaggagaaggaagctaactcacgccccctccgacacgtgggcagcagccgtatgcattttatcacctg encodes:
- the scpp1 gene encoding secretory calcium-binding phosphoprotein 1, which translates into the protein MKLAIVILCLLGAACANPVLHKVAMQMTEQASNSSSEDNTSENNTSESMESKSAEHTSHASQSHSLEERFGTGEAQMTVDNSQGSSENMRKNLIHIFSIQVVSAEDNRTSASAALDSDEINKSAVSQKDKSNSTSSESSESVENQGKSSNSSSSESSSSESSESIENPGKSSNSSSSESSSSESSESSNSSSSSESSSSESKESAEKQQKDSHSSSSSESSESTGERIDPSVDSSAMKSGNSSSSDSESHESSESDESKESAESKQSRSKECQSGNNSQDCDSEEYVKHNVGDDGAKDPFNGFHTPNSIEHDVQFWR